Proteins from a genomic interval of Papaver somniferum cultivar HN1 chromosome 4, ASM357369v1, whole genome shotgun sequence:
- the LOC113272443 gene encoding uncharacterized protein LOC113272443, producing MGLSNHWVKLINQCVSTVSYSVILNGSPIGFFQPERGLRQGYPFSPYLYIICSKDLSSYINSLQKKGILEGIKVCKDAPEMTHLLFAEDSLFFSKTTSQNFQVIKDYLQKYCLDSGKEINFEKSGILFSRKIPEH from the coding sequence ATGGGTCTCTCTAACCACTGGGTTAAACTCATCAACCAGTGTGTTTCTACTGTCTCCTACTCTGTCATTCTTAATGGTAGCCCAATTGGGTTTTTCCAACCTGAAAGAGGACTGAGACAGGGATATCCTTTCTCTCCTTATCTTTACATCATTTGCTCTAAAGATTTATCTTCTTACATTAATAGTCTTCAAAAGAAAGGTATTTTAGAAGGTATCAAAGTGTGTAAAGATGCTCCTGAAATGACACACCTTTTGTTTGCTGAagattctctctttttttctaaaACTACTTCTCAAAATTTTCAAGTCATTAAAGACTACCTTCAAAAGTACTGCCTGGATTCTGGgaaagaaataaattttgaaaaatctggtatTTTGTTTAGTAGGAAGATTCCTGAGCATTGA